CCGCCGCCGCCGCGCCCAGCGCCCCCGCGCCGATGGCCGGCGCGGCGCCCGCGCCCGTGCGGTGCACGAGCTGCGGCTTCGACGTGCCCGCGGGGTTCCGATTCTGCGGCCAGTGCGGTACGCCGGTCGCGGCGCCGGTGCAGCCTCGCGTCACCGCGGACGTCGCCCCGCAACCCCAGGCGCAACCGCGACCGCACGGCCAGCTCGTCCTCATTCGCCCGGACGGCAGCGAGGGCGGCGCCCACCCGTTGCGCGAGGGCGAAAACCTCATCGGCCGCGATCACGGCGATCTGTTCGCGAACGACGGCTACCTGTCGCCGACCCACGCCGAGCTGATCCTCAACGCGGCCGGCGCGGTCATCCGCGATCTCGACAGCCTCAACGGCGTGTTCATCCGTATGACCGAGGAGGAGGAGATCGAGCCCGGACAGATTCTGCGGATCGGCCAGGAGCTTCTGCGCTTCGATCTCATCGAGCCGCCCGCGCCGACCGAGGACGGCACCGAGGTGATGGGAAGCCCGAACCCCGGCTACTGGGGGAAACTGAGCGTCATCATCGGCGAGGGAGTCGACGGCGCCGCGTTCCCGCTGCTCGGCGACAGCGTCACGCTCGGACGCGAGCGCGGCGACATCAATTTCTCCGAAGATGGGTACGTGTCGGGGTTGCACGCGCGCATCTCGACGCGCGACGGCAAGGTGTTCGTCGCCGACCTCGGCAGCTCCAACGGCACCTTCCTCAAGGTCAACGGTGAGCGGGAGGTCAAAGACGGCACGTTCATCCTGCTCGGCCAGCAACTGTTCCGGATCGCCCTGCGAAGCTGAACCCCGATGAACAGGAGGACGCGCATGGTGGACAAGCGAACGATCGCAGCCGCGGTGGGCCTGCTCGCCGCGGTGATCGTCGGGTGCGGCGAGAAGGCGGAAGGCCTGCGGATCACCGGCTACGAGCCCAAAACGGGCCCCTACAGCGGGGGCGATCCGGTGGTGTTTCACGGCAGCGGCTTCACGTCGCCCAAGGTGGGGGGAGCCGAAGTGTGGTTCGGCACCAAGCGCGCCACGAACCTGCGCTACCGCGGGGACACCGAGATGGTGGTCGACGCTCCGGCGGGCGCAGTCGGTGAAGTCGTCGACATCGTCGTGCGATTCGACAACGGCCAGCAGCGCAAGTTTCCGAAGGGCTACACGTACATCGATCCGGCTGCCGGGTTCGGCGTCGACCAGCTCGTAGAAAAGAAGGACAAGTAGCGCGGCGCACGCCCGCGCTACAGCCCCTTGCGCGCCAGCGCGCGCCGCAGTTTCGCCAGCGCCTGCTCCTGCAACTGGCGAATGCGTTCGCGCGACAGGTTGTAGCGA
This Deltaproteobacteria bacterium DNA region includes the following protein-coding sequences:
- a CDS encoding FHA domain-containing protein, producing AAAAPSAPAPMAGAAPAPVRCTSCGFDVPAGFRFCGQCGTPVAAPVQPRVTADVAPQPQAQPRPHGQLVLIRPDGSEGGAHPLREGENLIGRDHGDLFANDGYLSPTHAELILNAAGAVIRDLDSLNGVFIRMTEEEEIEPGQILRIGQELLRFDLIEPPAPTEDGTEVMGSPNPGYWGKLSVIIGEGVDGAAFPLLGDSVTLGRERGDINFSEDGYVSGLHARISTRDGKVFVADLGSSNGTFLKVNGEREVKDGTFILLGQQLFRIALRS